The following DNA comes from Thermodesulfobacteriota bacterium.
GATATGGCATATCCCTCATATCCGCCATTTACTTCTACATGTGTTGTGCGAAGCGGCTCATTCAAGGTGATTCCGTGTCCTACGGCACTTCGTTCACGGTCGGGAGCAATCACTGTGACCTCATGATCTCCTGCAAACCTTTTGTATAAGGCCCACAGCCCTTTAGCATGTATTCCGTCATCGTTGGTTAACAGTACTTTCATGGTAAATTCTTTATTTCATATCCAACTTATTTTTAATATAATCTTAAATAAGCGAAGGTTGAGGGAACCCCGGGCTCAAGTCGCCCAAGGGTGAAGCCGCAGTAAACGACGGCGAGCCCCTGGCAAGACAGATGATGGGGTATGCACCCTGTTGATTTTAAGTACATCTTGACTTTTATCATTTAGTTAGCTTTATACTTTAAAAACTAATCATGTTCAATATGTTATAATCAAAAATATGAATTAAGCGATTGATTAAAACCAAGCTGAGAAAAATCAAAAAGCCAAAACACAGTGAAACTATGGGGCTGGGCAGCCATATCAGCGGATTTATTCTCATAATAATCATTTCCACCGTTATAATTCCTCAAGCCATGGCCCGGCAGCCTGATTATTTATTCAAATCGCTTGTGGACATCGATCCCGAATCCCCGTGGCAGATTGAAGCCGATGAAATTTTTTATGATGACCAGTCTTTTCGCTATATTGCAAAGGGGAGTGTCACTTTAACTAAAAGGGATAAAAAACTTTCTGCCGACTACATCAGTTTTGATTACAAGAACATGAAGGCATATGCCAAAGGCAAGGTGAGCCTGGCGGTGGGAGAAGATACACTTGCCGGAAGCAGTATGGATATTGATCTTGAGAAACAGACAGGAACCATAGAAAACGGTACTTTTTTCATCAAAGAAAATAATTTTTATATTAAGGGAAGTAAAATCGAAAAGTTGGGTAAAAACACCTATTCCGTTGAAAATACCAGGGTGACCACCTGTGAAGGTGAAAACCCTGACTGGGTAATCACCGGAAAAAGTGCTAAAGTCACCCTGGAAGGATACGGACATGTCTGGCATGCGGCGCTATGGGCAAAAAAAGTGCCTGTGGTCTATACCCCTTTTCTTGTTTTTCCTGCAAAAACAAAGCGCCAGTCCGGCTTTTTATTTCCTGAAATCGGGCATTCCGACAGGTGGGGCGGCTATTTTATACAACCGTTTTTCTGGGCCATCGGCGAAAGTTCGGACGCCACGTTTTACGAACACCACATGCACTTTCGCGGAGATAAACTCGGCCTTGAATACCGGTATGTTTTAAGTGAAAAATCCAAAGGTACCGTCATGTATGACTATTTAAACGATAGAAAGATAGATGACGGGACTTTGGATTCGAGCAAAGAATGGGGATACCAACACGATGATGAACTCAGGCCCAATCACCATCGTTACTGGTTCAGGATGAGCCACCACCAGGCGATGCCTGCCGAGTTCTTTGCCAAACTCGATCTGGATATTTTAAGCGACCAGGATTACCTCCTTGAATTTGAAGACGGCCTCACCGGTTTTAACCAAACGGAAAAATATTTTAATAAAAACTTTGGCAGGGAATTTGATGAATATGACGATCCGGTTCGCACAAACAGGCTGAACCTGACTAGAAACTGGACCAGATACAGCTTTAATGCCGAAACACTCTGGTATGATGATATCATCAAAAGACGATGGGAAGATACGGATACAACCATACAGAAGTTGCCTTTCATCGGGTTTGACGGATCCAAACAGCCGGTGTTAAAAAGCCCGCTCTATTTCAGTTTGGATTCCGAGTATACATACTTTTATAGCGAAGATGGCCAGAGGGGACACCGGGCGGACCTGTATCCTCGTTTTTATATTCCGTACCGGTTTAAAAATATTTTTTCTTTTGAACCTTCGGCCGGGGTGCGGGAGACGGGCTGGTATATGGACAGAAAAGAGACGGGCGAAGATTACCTGTCAGAAGAGAAAAAAAGATTTAACCGGCAGATTTATGATATAAAACTGGATTTTTCCTCAGAAATATATAAGGTGTATGATGGTTCGATATTCGGCACCAGTGGCATCAAGCATTCGGTAACCCCACAGGTGATTTATGAATATATTCCGGATCAGGATCAGGATGAATTTCCTGACTTTGATGTGGATTCCATTGACCGTATTGAAAAAAAGAACCAGCTTACTTACTCCATTACAAGCACATTTACTTCAAGATCAAAAAAAAGCGTGCTAAAAAGTGATGACATTCCTCGGATTGAAAATGATGGACCGATGGCCTACAATTACAGACAGTTCCTCTGGTTCAAGCTTGAACAGAGTTATGACTTTTATGAGGCCCGGGAGGATGATCCGCTGAAGTGGGAAAATCAGACGGACCAGAGACCTTTTTCTCCGCTAAAAGGTGAACTGGAGTTTTACCCACTAA
Coding sequences within:
- the lptD gene encoding LPS assembly protein LptD; protein product: MIKTKLRKIKKPKHSETMGLGSHISGFILIIIISTVIIPQAMARQPDYLFKSLVDIDPESPWQIEADEIFYDDQSFRYIAKGSVTLTKRDKKLSADYISFDYKNMKAYAKGKVSLAVGEDTLAGSSMDIDLEKQTGTIENGTFFIKENNFYIKGSKIEKLGKNTYSVENTRVTTCEGENPDWVITGKSAKVTLEGYGHVWHAALWAKKVPVVYTPFLVFPAKTKRQSGFLFPEIGHSDRWGGYFIQPFFWAIGESSDATFYEHHMHFRGDKLGLEYRYVLSEKSKGTVMYDYLNDRKIDDGTLDSSKEWGYQHDDELRPNHHRYWFRMSHHQAMPAEFFAKLDLDILSDQDYLLEFEDGLTGFNQTEKYFNKNFGREFDEYDDPVRTNRLNLTRNWTRYSFNAETLWYDDIIKRRWEDTDTTIQKLPFIGFDGSKQPVLKSPLYFSLDSEYTYFYSEDGQRGHRADLYPRFYIPYRFKNIFSFEPSAGVRETGWYMDRKETGEDYLSEEKKRFNRQIYDIKLDFSSEIYKVYDGSIFGTSGIKHSVTPQVIYEYIPDQDQDEFPDFDVDSIDRIEKKNQLTYSITSTFTSRSKKSVLKSDDIPRIENDGPMAYNYRQFLWFKLEQSYDFYEAREDDPLKWENQTDQRPFSPLKGELEFYPLKYLSFEGDAEWCQYDDEFLSYNAKMSLSDNRNDRLYVEYRYSKDAIKSIVADLTLKITDSLTTYGGYERNILDDQRIKTSVGIKYQAQCWSVGIGYTDEPDDRKYEFSINLYGLGEVGN